The genomic stretch GGACATCATTGGAACTTCGGATGATGCATTTGTGTACAACTACCCAATCCGGTCCTCCGAGATGCCGTTTGATCTCGGAATTTTCGGTATAAGTGTCCCTGGATCCGACTACTACGCAAGCGTCATCACGCCGGCGATTATCATTTCTGAGATCGACGTAAACAAGTCTATCGGGAACTACGGAAAACCGCCAATCGTCAGCTATCCTTCTTTGGTGGGGAAGTAAGAGCTGACAGAGCCTGTGCTTTGAGGCGGTCTTCTCATCTTTACAAAGGAAAATCACTCTCTTTCGGGATACGGATCTAGCCTTCCATGCGCCCCGTTTCCCAATAAGGGTAACGAGATTCGGCTTTTTCCCTTGACTTAGGCTTTTAAGTGTGGAGAACCCGGTCTGGAGAAAGTCGATATCACCACGGATTCGGGGAGAAAGACTTCTTCCGGCAAACAGGGTCTTTATGTCATCCCAAACATGTCGAATCTCTACAAAACGCGCGTCAGCTTGCGTCCGGAAACACTTCCGGCAATCTATACACCGACTCAGGCGACACAGGAGGCAATTCTCCGTCCGGGAATGTTCACCGAAGTCAATCTTGGAGTGGCAGCTTTCGGGATAGTCACCGGTGCGGTCCTTGCGGCGGACGATGAAGAGAAGCGGCAAGCTGAGAAGACTCTGGGCAGAGCCCTCGGGGAACCGAAGTGGACGGGTGTCTCCAACGTCAGAGTGATTCTTGTCGATGGAGACGGGAAGATTGCCGCCAACTCAATTACGGG from Candidatus Eisenbacteria bacterium encodes the following:
- a CDS encoding SdrD B-like domain-containing protein, giving the protein MSNLYKTRVSLRPETLPAIYTPTQATQEAILRPGMFTEVNLGVAAFGIVTGAVLAADDEEKRQAEKTLGRALGEPKWTGVSNVRVILVDGDGKIAANSITGADGSYYLGDVRPGKYTVQVDETTLPPDFVLETKEQQVEVLSGIEPPVVENVNLLGRYTVPREKEPETKTEEGIEYKIFK